One segment of Paenibacillus sp. FSL R7-0337 DNA contains the following:
- the hisH gene encoding imidazole glycerol phosphate synthase subunit HisH: MAVAIVDYGMGNLHSVSKAVERLGYTSLVTSEAAEILAADSVILPGVGAFGDAMEHLRESGMDDVVRAAASAGQPVLGICLGMQLLFSSSEEHGEHKGLELLPGAVVRFAPRDGYKVPHMGWNKLSFRQPESPLLAGLTEGHVYFVHSYHVLAADSDLLAVTDYGHPVTAIVARGNVYGMQFHPEKSGELGIKLLGNFLQLRAQQA; the protein is encoded by the coding sequence ATGGCCGTTGCAATCGTCGATTACGGCATGGGCAACCTGCACAGTGTCAGTAAGGCCGTAGAGCGGCTGGGGTATACGAGTCTTGTAACCTCGGAAGCCGCCGAGATCCTGGCGGCAGACAGTGTCATTCTGCCGGGAGTCGGTGCCTTTGGCGATGCGATGGAGCACTTACGGGAGAGTGGAATGGACGATGTTGTCCGGGCCGCGGCGTCAGCGGGCCAGCCGGTGCTGGGCATCTGCCTCGGAATGCAGCTGCTGTTCAGCAGCAGCGAGGAGCATGGCGAGCATAAGGGGCTGGAGCTTCTGCCCGGCGCAGTGGTGCGCTTCGCCCCCCGGGACGGCTACAAGGTACCGCATATGGGCTGGAACAAGCTGAGCTTCCGTCAGCCGGAGAGTCCGCTGCTGGCAGGTCTGACGGAGGGCCATGTGTACTTCGTGCACTCCTATCATGTACTCGCGGCGGACAGCGATCTGCTGGCCGTCACAGACTATGGACATCCGGTAACGGCTATAGTGGCGCGCGGCAATGTCTACGGCATGCAGTTCCACCCGGAGAAGAGCGGGGAGCTTGGCATCAAGCTGCTGGGTAATTTCCTGCAGCTCCGGGCACAGCAGGCGTAG
- the hisIE gene encoding bifunctional phosphoribosyl-AMP cyclohydrolase/phosphoribosyl-ATP diphosphatase HisIE, producing the protein MSEDKKDIVLSQQEAVSGIRWNEAGLLPAVIQDARTLEVLMFAYMNPESLQRSLTSGQTWFWSRSRSELWHKGGTSGNTQAITSIHYDCDNDTLLVKVVPEGPACHTGENSCFFREIPLDSPATVTDTAGAAVNAAEAESGRFAVLGELERVIAEREVNRPEGAYTTYLFDKGVDKILKKVGEEASETIIAAKNKDNAELRLEVSDLIYHLLVLLQERKLPLDEILEELSARHERPRRD; encoded by the coding sequence ATGAGCGAGGACAAGAAGGATATCGTACTAAGCCAGCAGGAGGCAGTGTCCGGCATCCGCTGGAATGAAGCAGGCCTGCTGCCTGCTGTCATTCAGGATGCGCGCACCCTGGAGGTATTAATGTTCGCCTATATGAATCCTGAGTCGCTGCAGCGCTCACTTACGAGCGGCCAGACCTGGTTCTGGAGCCGTTCACGCAGCGAGCTGTGGCATAAGGGGGGGACGTCCGGCAATACGCAGGCGATTACCTCGATCCATTACGATTGTGACAACGATACGCTGCTGGTGAAGGTAGTGCCGGAGGGTCCGGCCTGCCATACCGGGGAGAACAGCTGCTTCTTCCGCGAGATTCCGCTTGATTCACCGGCAACCGTAACTGACACTGCCGGGGCTGCCGTGAATGCTGCTGAAGCAGAGAGCGGCCGGTTTGCGGTACTTGGTGAGCTGGAGCGTGTCATTGCCGAGCGCGAGGTGAACCGTCCGGAGGGAGCGTATACCACCTATCTGTTCGACAAGGGCGTGGACAAGATCCTGAAGAAGGTCGGTGAGGAAGCCTCCGAGACGATCATTGCCGCCAAAAACAAAGATAATGCCGAGCTTCGCCTGGAGGTCAGCGATCTGATCTATCACCTGCTCGTGCTGCTGCAGGAGCGCAAGCTTCCGCTGGATGAGATTCTGGAAGAGCTGAGCGCCCGCCATGAACGGCCGCGTCGGGATTAG
- the hisG gene encoding ATP phosphoribosyltransferase — protein sequence MAQILKVAMPKGRIYNKAAELFRQAGLPIPPDGEESRKLVISLPEAGMEFILAKPVDVPTYVEYGVADIGIVGKDVLLEESRDVYELLDLGIARCRMSIIGLPNWQPGIQQRVATKYPNVASRYFREQGQQVEVVKLNGSIELAPLIGLADRIVDMVETGQTLKDNGLVEMTSIFEITSRLVANRVSYRMKNAEIQQLCDRLQAVIAEPGLQVQ from the coding sequence ATGGCACAGATTCTTAAGGTAGCCATGCCGAAAGGCCGGATTTACAATAAAGCGGCAGAGCTGTTCCGCCAGGCGGGACTGCCGATTCCTCCGGATGGAGAAGAGTCGCGCAAGCTGGTGATTTCATTGCCGGAGGCCGGAATGGAGTTCATTCTGGCCAAGCCGGTAGATGTGCCCACTTATGTAGAGTATGGAGTGGCGGATATCGGTATTGTCGGTAAAGATGTACTGCTGGAGGAGAGCCGTGATGTGTACGAGCTGCTGGATCTCGGGATTGCCCGTTGCCGGATGTCGATTATCGGGCTTCCGAACTGGCAGCCGGGCATTCAGCAGCGGGTAGCCACCAAATACCCGAACGTGGCTTCGCGGTATTTCCGTGAGCAAGGCCAGCAGGTGGAGGTTGTGAAGCTGAACGGCTCCATTGAGCTGGCACCGCTGATCGGGCTGGCTGACCGGATCGTAGATATGGTAGAAACCGGCCAGACGCTGAAGGATAACGGTCTGGTGGAGATGACGAGCATCTTCGAGATTACCAGCCGCCTGGTGGCGAACCGGGTGAGTTACCGGATGAAGAATGCTGAGATTCAGCAGCTGTGCGACCGGTTGCAGGCTGTTATTGCAGAACCGGGGTTGCAGGTCCAATAA
- the hisF gene encoding imidazole glycerol phosphate synthase subunit HisF, whose product MLAKRIIPCLDVKDGRVVKGVNFVNLRDAGDPVELAALYDREGADELVFLDISASVEGRATMIEVVRQTAGEIAIPFTVGGGISTSDDMKRILRAGADKIGINTAAVNNSQLILEGARHFGSQCIVVAMDAKYNEAWGEWEVYTHGGRTPTGIRALNWAKEAERLGAGEILLTSMDADGTKDGFDLKLTAAVSDLLSIPVIASGGAGRIEHFYDVFTEGRADAGLAATIFHYKEIAIHDLKADLKQRGVEIR is encoded by the coding sequence ATGTTGGCGAAACGGATTATTCCCTGTCTGGATGTGAAGGACGGGCGTGTGGTAAAAGGTGTGAATTTTGTGAATCTGCGCGATGCCGGAGATCCGGTGGAGCTTGCTGCACTGTACGACCGCGAGGGAGCGGATGAGCTGGTATTCCTCGATATTTCCGCTTCTGTGGAAGGCAGGGCGACCATGATTGAGGTGGTGCGGCAGACGGCGGGTGAGATTGCCATTCCCTTCACGGTGGGCGGGGGCATCTCGACCTCTGATGATATGAAGCGGATCCTGCGTGCCGGAGCGGACAAGATCGGCATTAACACAGCTGCTGTAAATAACTCCCAGCTGATTCTGGAGGGGGCCCGTCACTTCGGCTCCCAGTGCATTGTAGTGGCGATGGATGCCAAATATAATGAGGCTTGGGGCGAATGGGAAGTGTATACGCACGGCGGACGTACGCCCACGGGTATCCGGGCTTTGAACTGGGCTAAGGAAGCTGAGCGGCTGGGGGCCGGCGAGATTCTGCTTACAAGTATGGACGCGGACGGGACCAAGGACGGCTTCGACCTGAAGCTGACAGCGGCGGTCAGCGACCTGCTGAGTATTCCTGTCATTGCTTCTGGCGGGGCCGGGAGAATTGAGCATTTCTATGATGTATTTACGGAAGGCCGGGCAGATGCCGGACTTGCGGCAACCATTTTTCACTATAAAGAGATTGCTATTCATGATCTGAAGGCTGATCTGAAGCAAAGAGGAGTAGAGATCCGATGA
- a CDS encoding ATP phosphoribosyltransferase regulatory subunit, whose protein sequence is MAKPKGFEKPAGVRDYLPRAVTKLRKIEKDVLHCMSRWGYRQMITPTLEYYDTVGVASSTSDQKLYKLLNNRGQALVLRSEMTAPVARVVSSLLKDEPLPLRLSYHANVFRAIEEEAGREAEFFQTGVELVGDDSPEADAEVVALAIASLQAAGVKSFKIAIGHVGFLDGLFQEAVSGLPQAQEELKSHLLSRDYVAFRETLRRLELSTAQKQELDGLLRLRGGKEICGQALELSNHPVARASIEHLCKVWEVLVAYGVSQHVLIDLTMIGDFSYYTGMTFEGYASELGFPVCSGGRYDNLLQQFGRPIPSTGFSLKTNRILDGVSGLPEEEELPVLVQYDALRRQEGLAEAARLRSEGHVVVTRLATGPEELKTVKRLDADTIQAEGELYGEIYTFVSFVSEHG, encoded by the coding sequence ATGGCCAAACCAAAAGGATTTGAAAAGCCTGCCGGCGTAAGGGATTATCTCCCGCGTGCGGTAACGAAGCTGCGCAAGATCGAGAAGGATGTACTTCACTGTATGAGCCGCTGGGGCTACCGGCAGATGATTACGCCTACTCTTGAATATTACGATACGGTCGGTGTAGCCAGCTCTACCTCCGATCAGAAGCTGTATAAATTGCTTAACAACCGTGGGCAGGCGCTGGTGCTGCGTTCAGAGATGACGGCACCTGTAGCCCGAGTAGTCTCCTCATTATTGAAGGATGAGCCGCTGCCGCTGCGTCTGTCCTACCATGCCAATGTCTTCCGGGCGATTGAAGAAGAGGCCGGGCGGGAGGCGGAATTCTTTCAGACCGGTGTGGAGCTTGTCGGTGATGATTCACCGGAGGCTGACGCAGAGGTAGTCGCGCTGGCGATTGCTTCACTACAGGCGGCAGGCGTAAAGTCTTTTAAAATAGCTATTGGACATGTCGGCTTCCTCGACGGTCTGTTCCAGGAGGCGGTATCCGGCTTACCGCAGGCTCAGGAGGAGCTGAAGAGCCATCTGCTCAGCCGCGATTATGTAGCCTTCCGCGAGACGCTGCGGCGTCTTGAGCTATCCACTGCACAGAAGCAGGAGCTGGACGGACTGCTGCGGCTGCGCGGCGGGAAGGAGATCTGCGGACAGGCGCTGGAGCTGAGTAACCATCCGGTGGCGCGCGCGTCGATCGAGCATCTGTGCAAGGTATGGGAGGTGCTGGTGGCTTACGGTGTCTCGCAGCATGTGCTGATTGATCTGACGATGATCGGTGATTTCTCTTACTATACAGGCATGACCTTCGAGGGATATGCTTCCGAGCTGGGCTTCCCGGTATGCAGCGGCGGCCGGTATGACAACCTGTTGCAGCAATTCGGGCGTCCGATTCCCTCTACCGGCTTCTCTCTGAAGACCAACCGTATTTTGGATGGAGTCTCCGGGCTGCCAGAAGAGGAAGAGCTGCCGGTTCTGGTCCAGTATGATGCACTGCGGCGCCAGGAGGGTCTTGCCGAAGCAGCGAGGCTGCGGTCGGAAGGACATGTTGTGGTCACGCGGCTGGCAACCGGTCCGGAGGAGCTGAAGACCGTGAAGCGGCTGGATGCGGATACTATTCAGGCAGAGGGCGAGCTGTACGGCGAGATATACACGTTCGTGTCGTTTGTCAGCGAGCATGGGTGA
- the hisA gene encoding 1-(5-phosphoribosyl)-5-[(5-phosphoribosylamino)methylideneamino]imidazole-4-carboxamide isomerase, protein MSSFILYPAIDIRDGKCVRLQQGDYAQETIYNDSPVEVAKSWEEQGGQYIHLVDLDGAKAGCPVNDAIIGAIAKHANVPVQVGGGLRTLADVEKLLGLGVSRVIIGTAAINDQTFTEAVLAKYGDKVAIGIDARNGFVATHGWLNTSEVRAEDLARELAAKGAETFIYTDISRDGMMQGPNVEGILSMAKASGRSVIASGGVTSLNDLQRLNVHSGSGIGGAIVGKALYTGNINLAEALQTLGQSSGLR, encoded by the coding sequence ATGTCTTCTTTTATCCTATATCCGGCGATTGATATCCGGGACGGCAAGTGTGTCCGGCTGCAGCAGGGTGATTATGCCCAAGAGACGATCTATAACGATAGTCCGGTAGAGGTGGCTAAGTCATGGGAAGAGCAGGGCGGGCAGTATATCCATCTGGTGGATCTGGACGGAGCCAAAGCAGGCTGTCCTGTGAATGATGCCATTATTGGAGCTATTGCTAAGCATGCGAATGTTCCTGTACAGGTCGGCGGCGGTCTCCGTACACTTGCCGATGTCGAGAAGCTGCTGGGCCTCGGCGTCAGCCGGGTGATTATCGGAACGGCTGCCATCAATGATCAGACTTTTACAGAAGCGGTTCTTGCCAAATACGGCGACAAAGTTGCCATCGGTATCGATGCGCGTAACGGCTTCGTGGCAACCCACGGCTGGCTTAATACCTCGGAGGTGCGCGCGGAAGACCTGGCTAGAGAGCTGGCTGCCAAGGGCGCTGAGACTTTCATCTATACCGATATCTCCCGCGACGGGATGATGCAGGGGCCGAACGTGGAAGGCATTCTGTCTATGGCCAAGGCAAGCGGTCGCAGCGTAATCGCCTCCGGCGGCGTGACCAGCCTTAATGATCTGCAGCGCCTGAACGTACATAGCGGCAGCGGGATCGGCGGGGCGATTGTGGGCAAGGCGCTGTATACCGGCAATATTAATCTGGCTGAAGCGCTGCAGACCCTGGGCCAATCCTCTGGATTGCGGTAA
- the hisB gene encoding imidazoleglycerol-phosphate dehydratase HisB, giving the protein MENNNNESALRKAGLSRTTNETDIKLTFAVDGSGDCELETDVPFLNHMLDLFTKHGQFDLSVQARGDIEIDDHHTVEDIGICLGQALREALGDKKGIKRYASVFVPMDEALAQVVIDISNRPHFEYRAAYPSQQVGSFSTELVEEFLWKFALEARITLHVIVHYGSNTHHMIEAVFKALGRALDEATIVDPRVKGVPSTKGVL; this is encoded by the coding sequence ATGGAGAACAATAACAACGAATCGGCGCTGCGTAAGGCCGGACTTAGCCGTACAACCAATGAAACGGACATCAAGCTAACCTTTGCCGTGGACGGCAGCGGGGACTGCGAACTGGAGACTGATGTGCCATTCCTGAATCATATGCTGGATCTGTTCACGAAGCATGGACAATTTGACCTCTCGGTGCAGGCGCGGGGAGATATCGAGATTGATGATCACCATACGGTGGAGGATATCGGTATCTGTCTCGGACAGGCCCTGCGTGAAGCGCTTGGCGATAAAAAAGGTATCAAGCGGTACGCCAGTGTCTTCGTCCCTATGGATGAGGCGCTTGCCCAGGTAGTGATCGATATCAGCAACCGGCCGCATTTCGAATACCGGGCAGCCTATCCTTCCCAGCAGGTAGGCAGCTTCTCAACAGAGCTGGTAGAAGAATTCCTCTGGAAGTTCGCGCTGGAGGCGAGAATTACGCTGCATGTCATCGTTCATTACGGCTCTAATACCCATCATATGATTGAAGCGGTCTTCAAGGCGCTGGGACGGGCACTGGACGAAGCGACTATCGTTGATCCCCGGGTGAAGGGCGTGCCTTCAACGAAGGGAGTGCTGTAG
- a CDS encoding ribose-phosphate pyrophosphokinase, translated as MHHQLRIFSGSSNPKLAADIAERLGAPLGQIKLTRFKSGEIYVHYEESIRNCDVFLVQSLAHPINELFVELLVMIDAAKRASARTVNIIVPYYGYARQERKSAPREPISAKMVADVLTTAGATRVITIDLHAAAIQGFFNIPVDHLTALDLISGYLKVKGLTDLVVVSPDAGRASMAEKLASRLDSPFAIMIKKRPAHNESVITHVIGDVEGRTPIIIEDLIDTGTTIVNVVEGLKERGARNSIVCATHGLFSGDALARMDHPNIDEIVITDSIALPDEHSSRFAVLSVAPMLAEATRIIIEGGSIDKLFRDAGI; from the coding sequence ATGCATCATCAATTACGGATTTTTTCCGGTTCGTCGAATCCGAAGCTTGCCGCTGATATTGCGGAGCGCCTTGGTGCGCCGCTTGGCCAGATCAAGCTGACCCGTTTCAAAAGCGGCGAGATTTATGTGCATTATGAAGAGAGCATCCGGAACTGCGACGTATTTTTGGTGCAATCCCTGGCTCATCCGATTAACGAGCTGTTTGTTGAGCTGCTGGTCATGATTGATGCCGCCAAGCGCGCATCGGCCAGAACGGTGAACATTATCGTTCCTTATTACGGGTACGCCCGGCAGGAGCGCAAATCAGCACCGCGTGAACCAATCTCGGCCAAAATGGTCGCCGATGTGCTGACCACCGCCGGTGCAACGCGCGTAATTACGATTGATCTGCATGCCGCAGCCATACAGGGATTCTTCAATATTCCGGTCGATCATCTGACCGCGCTTGATCTGATCAGCGGTTATCTCAAGGTGAAGGGTCTTACCGATCTGGTCGTGGTCTCCCCGGATGCGGGACGCGCATCCATGGCGGAGAAGCTGGCCAGCCGCCTGGATTCGCCGTTCGCCATCATGATCAAGAAGCGTCCGGCTCATAATGAATCGGTGATCACCCATGTCATTGGTGATGTGGAAGGCAGGACGCCGATCATTATCGAGGATCTTATTGATACCGGAACGACTATCGTCAATGTGGTGGAGGGCCTGAAGGAGCGGGGGGCGCGGAACAGCATCGTCTGTGCTACACACGGACTGTTCTCCGGAGATGCGCTTGCGCGGATGGACCATCCCAATATCGACGAGATTGTCATTACCGATTCCATTGCCCTGCCGGACGAGCATTCCAGCAGATTCGCAGTGCTCTCGGTAGCCCCCATGCTGGCGGAGGCCACGCGCATTATCATCGAGGGCGGTTCCATAGATAAGCTATTCAGAGACGCGGGGATTTAA
- a CDS encoding tetratricopeptide repeat protein, which produces MIERTSENVAENSNIIPVTLDANFFFERAVRSLDRFQYDKALRNFRKAVEYEPDNPVNHCNMAGILSEMGNYTASNEILIHVLEKIDPAMTECHFYMANNFANMESFEEAERSLVTYLEEDADGEFMTESEELMELLQYELNRPAPLVRIRSREGVVEHDQARSLLEEGKFPQAVELLEEIIASTPDFLAAHNNLALAHFYMGRFAKAKECLNEVLKQDPGNLHALCNMAIFLQYAGDKGQLETLLGMLEATVPFHQEHVFKMATTMGILGRHTAAYSHFRRLLKDEEVAGDAGLYHYCAAAASNSGRLDEALRCWRQAAKLDPASAVPAFFLSQLQQARAEGHPMPTVSYNYQLPFQEQLKQWKGNTGRFTEEVRNNPLLRASFFWALRYGDSATKLQVTEALRWIEDEEMSEVLRGVLEQEPLQEDRLQEAALFSLQRLIGENLNEAGGSPGEEQEPAAAPGPKGILPGTSGLSPSTTRI; this is translated from the coding sequence ATGATTGAGAGAACTTCAGAGAATGTCGCGGAGAACAGTAATATCATTCCGGTCACTCTGGATGCCAATTTTTTCTTTGAAAGAGCCGTTCGGTCGCTGGACCGCTTTCAATATGATAAGGCATTAAGAAATTTTCGCAAAGCTGTTGAATATGAGCCGGATAATCCGGTGAATCATTGCAATATGGCGGGTATATTATCTGAGATGGGCAATTATACCGCATCTAACGAGATTCTTATCCATGTTCTGGAGAAGATCGACCCTGCTATGACGGAATGCCATTTCTATATGGCTAATAACTTCGCTAATATGGAAAGCTTTGAAGAGGCGGAGCGTTCGCTGGTCACCTACTTGGAAGAGGATGCTGACGGCGAGTTCATGACCGAATCCGAAGAACTGATGGAGCTGCTGCAATATGAGCTGAACCGGCCTGCTCCGCTGGTGCGTATCCGCAGCCGTGAGGGAGTCGTAGAGCATGACCAGGCGCGAAGTCTGCTGGAGGAAGGCAAGTTCCCTCAGGCTGTAGAGCTGCTAGAGGAGATCATTGCGAGCACCCCGGATTTTTTGGCTGCGCATAATAATCTGGCACTCGCCCATTTCTATATGGGCCGGTTCGCCAAGGCGAAGGAATGTCTGAATGAAGTGCTCAAGCAGGACCCTGGCAATCTGCACGCTCTGTGCAATATGGCCATCTTCCTGCAGTATGCAGGGGACAAGGGGCAGCTTGAGACGCTGCTGGGGATGCTTGAAGCAACGGTGCCGTTCCATCAGGAGCATGTATTCAAAATGGCCACAACCATGGGTATCCTGGGCCGGCACACCGCCGCTTACAGCCATTTCCGCCGTCTGCTGAAGGACGAGGAGGTCGCCGGAGACGCCGGGCTGTATCATTATTGTGCAGCGGCGGCAAGCAATAGCGGAAGACTTGATGAGGCGCTGCGCTGCTGGAGACAGGCAGCCAAGCTGGACCCAGCTTCCGCTGTCCCTGCGTTCTTCCTGTCCCAGCTCCAGCAGGCCCGTGCAGAAGGACATCCTATGCCTACTGTCAGCTATAATTATCAGCTGCCTTTCCAGGAGCAGCTGAAGCAGTGGAAGGGCAATACGGGCAGATTCACTGAAGAAGTGCGGAATAATCCTCTATTGCGTGCCTCGTTCTTCTGGGCGCTTCGCTACGGCGATTCTGCTACGAAGCTTCAGGTGACCGAGGCTCTCCGCTGGATTGAGGACGAGGAGATGTCTGAGGTGTTGCGCGGAGTTCTGGAGCAGGAGCCGCTGCAGGAGGACCGCCTGCAGGAGGCAGCATTGTTCAGCCTTCAGCGGCTGATCGGGGAGAACCTGAATGAAGCCGGCGGTTCGCCCGGCGAAGAGCAGGAGCCTGCGGCTGCTCCCGGACCCAAGGGGATACTGCCAGGAACCAGCGGCTTATCGCCGTCCACTACCCGTATTTGA
- the hisD gene encoding histidinol dehydrogenase — MKIQSSKEFKLQREVEYGTPEQNKAVREIVADIKREGDAALLRYTERFDGAALTPAQLRVTPEELEAAYGRVEESFVTAIRAAAVNIRAFHARQKRNSWMDLQPDGTILGQIIRPLKRVGVYVPGGKAAYPSSVLMNVIPAQIAGVPEIVMVTPPSTGGSEGIDPYILVAAAEAGVHEIYRVGGAQAIAALAFGTESIVPVDKICGPGNIYVALAKREVYGAVDIDSIAGPSEIVVLADDTAEAAYIAADLLSQAEHDEMASAILVTPSQRLAEAVAAEVERQLQALPREAIARASVENYGAIIVVDSLEEGISVVNRLAPEHLEIVVNDPMGLTGAIENAGAIFLGPYSSEPVGDYFAGPNHIIPTNGTARFSSPVDVDDFIKKSSLIYYSKEALLRDGAAIMELARREGLEGHARAIEIRLTNEAKGGDTNGEQ, encoded by the coding sequence GTGAAGATCCAGTCCAGTAAGGAATTTAAGCTGCAGCGTGAGGTGGAATACGGCACGCCGGAGCAGAACAAGGCCGTACGTGAAATCGTGGCCGATATCAAGCGGGAAGGCGACGCTGCGCTGCTCCGTTATACGGAGCGCTTCGACGGCGCTGCACTGACGCCAGCGCAGCTGCGCGTAACGCCGGAGGAGCTTGAGGCCGCCTATGGCCGGGTAGAGGAGTCCTTCGTGACGGCAATTCGCGCAGCAGCTGTGAATATCCGTGCGTTCCATGCGCGGCAGAAACGCAATTCCTGGATGGATCTGCAGCCCGACGGCACGATTCTTGGCCAGATCATCCGCCCGCTGAAGCGCGTGGGCGTCTATGTTCCCGGCGGCAAGGCGGCCTACCCGTCCTCGGTGCTGATGAACGTGATACCGGCACAGATTGCCGGGGTGCCGGAGATCGTGATGGTGACGCCGCCTTCGACGGGCGGCTCTGAAGGCATTGATCCTTATATTCTCGTGGCCGCCGCTGAAGCGGGCGTACACGAGATCTACCGCGTAGGCGGCGCGCAGGCCATCGCCGCTCTCGCCTTCGGCACGGAATCCATCGTGCCGGTCGACAAGATCTGCGGGCCAGGGAACATCTACGTGGCCCTGGCCAAGCGCGAGGTCTACGGCGCTGTCGACATCGACAGCATCGCCGGACCGAGCGAGATCGTCGTGCTCGCCGACGATACCGCCGAGGCCGCCTACATCGCGGCCGACCTGCTCTCGCAGGCCGAGCACGACGAGATGGCGTCGGCGATCCTCGTGACGCCGTCGCAGCGTCTCGCGGAGGCGGTGGCTGCCGAGGTTGAGCGGCAGCTGCAGGCATTGCCGCGCGAGGCGATCGCGCGGGCCTCGGTGGAGAACTACGGCGCGATTATCGTCGTAGACTCGCTTGAGGAGGGCATCTCCGTGGTGAACCGGCTGGCGCCGGAGCATCTGGAGATTGTGGTGAACGACCCGATGGGGCTGACCGGCGCAATTGAGAACGCCGGGGCGATCTTCCTCGGGCCGTACAGCTCGGAGCCGGTCGGCGACTACTTCGCCGGACCGAACCATATTATACCGACGAATGGCACAGCGCGGTTCTCCTCCCCTGTAGATGTGGACGACTTCATCAAGAAGTCCAGCCTGATCTATTACAGCAAGGAGGCGCTGCTACGGGACGGGGCGGCGATTATGGAGCTTGCCCGGCGCGAGGGGCTGGAAGGCCATGCACGCGCCATCGAAATCCGGCTTACGAACGAAGCGAAAGGTGGAGATACTAATGGAGAACAATAA
- the hisJ gene encoding histidinol-phosphatase HisJ — MHIDYHTHHERCGHAVGKLEEYVQRGIALGLEQLGLSDHLPLIHVDPDRYYPEMAMPLAELPRYVEECLSLKERYRGTIELRVGLEADYIEGYEEQIRELLAPYPWDYLIGSVHFLGEWDITDHRQTHGWEGRDVMAVYRRYYDAVQKSALSGLYDIIGHMDVIKRFGYGPRTPEDLAEARALELDTLKVIARSGIAMELNASGLTKPCAEMFPAEHVLVQALELGIPLTVGSDAHDPMKLGDGLPEARDMLWRTGFRELAVFEGRRRTNVPLAL, encoded by the coding sequence ATGCACATCGATTATCATACCCATCATGAACGCTGCGGCCATGCGGTCGGGAAGCTGGAGGAGTATGTGCAGCGGGGCATCGCTCTGGGGCTTGAGCAGCTCGGGCTGTCGGATCATCTGCCGCTTATCCATGTCGACCCGGACCGCTACTATCCCGAGATGGCTATGCCTCTTGCGGAGCTTCCGCGATATGTGGAGGAATGCCTGTCGCTGAAGGAGCGCTACCGGGGCACGATTGAGCTGCGGGTCGGGCTGGAGGCGGATTATATTGAGGGGTATGAGGAACAGATCCGCGAGCTTTTGGCACCCTATCCGTGGGATTACCTGATTGGTTCGGTGCATTTCCTGGGAGAATGGGACATTACCGACCACCGGCAGACCCATGGCTGGGAAGGCCGGGATGTAATGGCGGTATACCGCCGTTATTATGATGCTGTACAGAAGTCGGCGTTATCGGGATTATATGATATTATAGGACATATGGACGTCATCAAAAGGTTCGGTTACGGCCCCCGGACGCCGGAGGACCTGGCGGAGGCCAGAGCGCTTGAGCTGGATACGCTGAAGGTCATCGCCCGCAGCGGAATCGCCATGGAGCTGAATGCTTCCGGGCTGACCAAGCCGTGCGCCGAGATGTTCCCGGCAGAGCATGTTCTTGTTCAGGCGCTGGAGCTGGGCATTCCGCTCACGGTTGGCTCTGATGCGCATGATCCCATGAAGCTGGGAGACGGCTTACCAGAGGCCCGGGACATGCTCTGGCGCACCGGCTTCCGCGAGCTGGCCGTTTTTGAAGGACGCCGCCGTACCAATGTGCCGTTAGCATTATAA